The following proteins are encoded in a genomic region of Kineosporiaceae bacterium:
- a CDS encoding polysaccharide deacetylase family protein: MTASSAPRLPILMYHSIPAHGPGSDLAVPVARLRDQLLAVRDAGWTILGQTAAWQTLRRDPTARLVALTFDDGYEDFLGALPVLAEVGASASLYLPVEELDRPGFLTRAQVDELPPDLVEIGSHARRHMPLDLLDPRSLEEQVQGSRDDLEQLLVRPVVSFCYPNGYVSPRVRRAVAAAGYTNACIVGRRVARRSDDPLRLPRLQVTAAHSGADVLHLLQVGEGSVLPMVKRLAQPAWRVVRRTVHRTTGKVVT; encoded by the coding sequence GTGACGGCGTCGTCCGCGCCCCGACTGCCGATCCTGATGTACCACTCCATCCCGGCGCACGGACCGGGCTCCGACCTGGCGGTCCCGGTCGCGCGGTTACGCGACCAGTTGCTCGCCGTCCGGGATGCGGGCTGGACCATTCTCGGGCAGACCGCGGCGTGGCAGACCCTGCGCCGCGACCCCACGGCTCGGCTGGTGGCCCTGACCTTCGACGATGGTTACGAGGACTTTCTCGGCGCGCTGCCGGTGCTGGCCGAGGTGGGGGCCTCGGCCAGCCTGTACCTGCCGGTGGAGGAGCTCGACCGACCCGGGTTCCTGACCCGCGCGCAGGTGGACGAACTCCCGCCGGATCTGGTCGAGATCGGCAGCCACGCGCGCCGTCACATGCCGCTGGACCTGCTGGATCCCCGATCCCTGGAGGAACAGGTGCAGGGCAGCCGGGACGACCTCGAGCAACTCCTGGTCCGCCCCGTGGTCTCGTTCTGCTACCCGAACGGCTACGTCTCCCCGCGGGTGCGGCGTGCCGTGGCAGCCGCCGGGTACACCAACGCCTGCATCGTCGGACGACGCGTGGCGCGACGCTCCGACGACCCGCTCCGGTTGCCCCGGCTGCAGGTGACGGCCGCGCACTCGGGGGCGGACGTGCTGCATCTGCTCCAGGTCGGTGAAGGCAGCGTGCTGCCGATGGTCAAGCGCCTGGCGCAGCCGGCCTGGCGGGTGGTGCGGCGCACGGTCCACCGCACCACCGGCAAGGTCGTGACCTAG
- a CDS encoding glycosyltransferase has translation MTTDRGESTMAQIPSLTADTASVPGNSPSGASGASGSGRPQLSEVTVVIICHDLKRWPFLEAAVTGVTTQGASSLIIGVDHNPELEGRIRAQWPHVPVVPNRHQRGASGTRNSAAELVTTRFIAFLDDDVVAWPHWLERLLEVMVDPTVVGAGGRVVPMWQGSAPRWFPEEFGWVIGTSFKGLPVSTSPIRNVWGGNMIARRDAFEAVGGFRTTFGKVGDRARPEDTELCIRMSAVVPGGHWMYVPEAEVGHQVPAARTRIGYFVNRSYHEGRGKVELDDLSGEDDVLADERSYLTRTLPAGIRDGVVDAVRGDAAGLARAGAIAVGVAAAGIGAAAGRVASRRERRGANPVASSAAPARPPAADAEGARAALGLVEPPIWVGELDLEAGPAELAVEPGYAWARILPRTGFAVGQPVIVPVRDGRVLATEVVAACGAWEPDATLRSAPQIPDGLSLAVTVGTRNRPEQLRRMLDSLARVEAPVTILVVDNAPSDDATRLVVEAMAARDGRIRYILEPRPGLSVARNRALRETGADVLLYTDDDVEVDENWIRVHAAAFADPRVTVSTGQAFAARLDVRDELLSEMTVAWGKGSQPRSFSLADPPADLPIFPFSPAMLGGGLNFAVRVDVARAIGGFDETLGAGSPMRGGEDCDFMIRAVRRGGVIRYSPNAFVWHHHRREPGDFDKQRLDSGVGLGAYLAKLATEPAALVEMARRLPAGLRHFGTLRSTAAGAGVDSRQRSTELKLTARGALGYHRARRAVRAAGGHAADRPLSSIGSTGQMGDVH, from the coding sequence GTGACCACCGACCGCGGAGAATCCACGATGGCCCAGATCCCCTCTCTCACAGCCGATACGGCGTCCGTGCCGGGCAACTCGCCCTCGGGTGCGTCGGGTGCGTCGGGTAGCGGTCGGCCGCAGCTGTCCGAGGTGACGGTCGTGATCATCTGCCACGACCTGAAGCGCTGGCCGTTCCTCGAGGCGGCGGTCACCGGTGTCACCACACAGGGCGCGAGCTCGCTGATCATCGGCGTCGATCACAACCCGGAGCTCGAGGGGCGGATCCGCGCGCAATGGCCCCACGTGCCGGTCGTGCCCAACCGCCACCAGCGGGGGGCCTCGGGCACCCGGAACTCCGCGGCCGAGTTGGTGACCACCCGCTTCATCGCTTTCCTGGACGACGATGTCGTCGCCTGGCCGCACTGGCTCGAGCGCCTGCTCGAGGTCATGGTCGACCCCACCGTGGTGGGCGCCGGTGGTCGCGTCGTGCCGATGTGGCAGGGCAGTGCACCGCGCTGGTTCCCCGAGGAGTTCGGCTGGGTGATCGGCACCAGCTTCAAGGGGCTGCCGGTGAGCACCTCGCCGATCCGTAACGTGTGGGGCGGCAACATGATTGCCCGGCGCGATGCCTTCGAGGCGGTCGGCGGCTTCCGGACGACCTTCGGCAAGGTGGGGGACCGCGCCCGGCCGGAGGACACCGAGTTGTGCATCCGGATGTCGGCGGTCGTGCCGGGCGGGCACTGGATGTACGTGCCGGAGGCCGAGGTGGGTCATCAGGTGCCCGCCGCGCGCACCCGCATCGGCTACTTCGTCAACCGGTCCTACCACGAGGGCCGCGGCAAGGTGGAGCTCGACGACCTGTCCGGCGAGGACGACGTGCTCGCCGACGAGCGCAGTTACCTGACCCGCACGCTGCCGGCGGGGATCCGCGACGGCGTGGTCGACGCCGTCCGGGGCGATGCGGCCGGGCTGGCGCGCGCCGGGGCCATCGCGGTCGGTGTCGCAGCCGCCGGCATCGGGGCCGCGGCCGGCCGGGTGGCCTCACGGCGGGAGCGTCGCGGGGCGAATCCGGTCGCCTCGTCAGCGGCCCCGGCGCGGCCGCCCGCGGCCGATGCCGAGGGCGCCCGGGCAGCATTGGGCCTGGTCGAGCCGCCGATCTGGGTCGGTGAGCTCGACCTCGAGGCCGGCCCGGCCGAGCTGGCCGTCGAGCCCGGCTACGCCTGGGCCCGGATCCTGCCGCGCACGGGTTTCGCGGTCGGCCAGCCGGTCATCGTGCCGGTTCGTGACGGTCGGGTTCTCGCCACGGAGGTCGTGGCGGCCTGCGGCGCCTGGGAGCCGGACGCCACGTTGCGCAGCGCGCCGCAGATTCCCGACGGGCTGAGCCTGGCGGTGACCGTCGGCACCCGCAACCGGCCGGAGCAACTGCGCCGGATGCTCGACAGCCTGGCCCGGGTCGAGGCGCCGGTGACGATCCTGGTGGTCGACAACGCCCCGTCGGACGACGCCACCCGGCTCGTCGTCGAGGCCATGGCCGCTCGGGACGGCAGGATCCGGTACATCCTCGAGCCCCGCCCGGGGTTGTCGGTCGCCCGCAACCGGGCGCTGCGCGAGACGGGGGCCGACGTCCTGCTGTACACCGACGATGACGTCGAGGTCGACGAGAACTGGATCCGGGTGCACGCTGCGGCCTTCGCCGATCCGAGGGTGACGGTCTCGACCGGTCAGGCCTTCGCCGCTCGATTGGACGTGCGCGACGAGCTGCTCTCGGAGATGACGGTGGCCTGGGGCAAGGGCTCGCAGCCGCGCAGCTTCAGCCTGGCCGACCCTCCGGCCGACCTGCCGATCTTTCCGTTCAGCCCGGCCATGCTCGGCGGCGGGCTCAACTTCGCCGTCCGGGTCGATGTCGCCCGGGCGATCGGCGGCTTCGACGAGACGCTCGGTGCGGGGTCGCCGATGCGGGGTGGCGAGGACTGCGACTTCATGATCCGCGCGGTCCGCCGCGGTGGCGTGATCCGCTACAGCCCCAACGCCTTCGTCTGGCACCACCACCGGCGTGAGCCGGGCGACTTCGACAAGCAGCGGCTCGACTCGGGCGTGGGGCTCGGCGCCTACCTCGCCAAGCTCGCCACCGAGCCGGCGGCCCTGGTCGAGATGGCCCGGCGGTTGCCCGCGGGCCTGCGTCACTTCGGCACCTTGCGTTCGACGGCGGCCGGTGCCGGGGTGGACAGCCGGCAGCGATCCACCGAGCTGAAACTCACCGCCCGGGGGGCGTTGGGCTATCACCGCGCGCGCCGCGCGGTCCGGGCCGCCGGAGGGCACGCCGCCGATCGGCCGCTGTCGTCGATCGGATCGACAGGGCAGATGGGTGACGTTCACTGA
- a CDS encoding glycoside hydrolase family 16 protein, with protein sequence MTRTDTTRAAISAPGGRRLPLRRAAVGTGLLASTLMAIAACGPARHESVVLDSTFDGPAGSPPPAPWTAQLGGGGWGNEELQTYTDRAENVSLDGQGHLRITARREDFTGADGIPREYTSARLTTEKTFSFRYGRVEARIAAPHGQGLWPAFWLLGDLAEQADWRTAGEIDVLEVFGPDPRRHATVHGFSDEPRGWSRTAATSDLLDLTTGFHTYTLTWEPGRVRVAVDGSTLLDIDRSELSAGQTWSVDKPLHLMMNLAVGGTQPGRPDDTTPLPAEFLVDSVTVWQETDS encoded by the coding sequence GTGACCCGAACGGACACCACCCGCGCAGCGATTTCGGCGCCGGGCGGACGACGTCTGCCGCTGCGTCGGGCCGCGGTCGGGACGGGGCTGCTGGCCTCGACCCTGATGGCCATCGCCGCGTGCGGACCGGCCCGGCACGAGAGCGTCGTCCTCGATTCGACGTTCGACGGCCCGGCCGGTTCACCACCCCCGGCGCCCTGGACCGCCCAACTCGGCGGCGGCGGCTGGGGGAACGAGGAGCTGCAGACCTACACCGACCGGGCCGAGAACGTCTCGCTCGACGGGCAGGGCCACCTGCGGATCACCGCCCGGCGTGAGGATTTCACCGGCGCGGACGGCATCCCGCGGGAGTACACCTCGGCGCGGCTCACCACCGAGAAGACCTTCAGCTTTCGGTACGGCCGCGTCGAGGCGCGCATCGCCGCGCCACACGGCCAGGGGCTGTGGCCGGCCTTCTGGCTGCTCGGTGACCTCGCCGAGCAGGCCGACTGGCGGACCGCGGGGGAGATCGACGTCCTCGAGGTCTTCGGCCCCGACCCGCGCCGGCACGCCACGGTGCACGGGTTCTCGGACGAGCCGCGGGGCTGGTCGAGGACCGCGGCCACCTCGGACCTTCTCGATCTCACCACCGGTTTCCACACCTACACGCTCACCTGGGAACCGGGCCGGGTGCGGGTCGCGGTCGACGGCTCGACCCTGCTCGACATCGACCGATCCGAGCTGAGTGCCGGTCAGACCTGGTCGGTCGACAAACCCCTGCACCTGATGATGAACCTCGCGGTCGGGGGCACCCAACCCGGCCGACCCGACGACACCACACCGCTGCCCGCCGAGTTCCTCGTCGACAGCGTGACGGTATGGCAGGAGACCGACTCGTGA